The nucleotide sequence CAAGTATTATTGGGTTATGACAAAGTCAATGACTTATATAAGGCATATAgtagaattatataaaaattaagtataaaaatgaatttcaattgaaagattatcacaaaaaaaagaaaaaaaaaagaaaagagaaattgggcataaaaatttaattgaaaaagaaatttttgaaagagCACTTAAGCACCCTCAGGGATAGTAGTTAACTGCCTTTGAATAGCGCTCAAGTCTTTGAACACTAACTAGCCCggtttttatcattttccaaattcaagttttcgattttttttttttttggtaaaatgctatttttaatttgagtcCAAGTCCACTAGGGTTTATCCCTTATACATATGTTTGGTATTGAATGATTTTGAACTGATGTGCCTAAAATTTATGTCATTATTTTTTGCCCTTAACATtgtcaaacaaaaagaaaaaaaaaacaaaaaaaaatcaaaattctttgGGTTTGAAGTATTAGAATGATATCTTTTTAAGGTGTTGAGAAGTCTACTAAAAAGCATGAATGTATTGCGTCATAGATGTGAGAATAGATGTATGTTCTATTGGTATAAGTTTCAGAAGATAATAACTATAAAGTAAAACTATGtacctaatttttaaaattttatgaattttagtTTTATGGTTTCTGACCCTAAAATTTTTGGGTTTCCCAAAGTCTTTAACAAACTttgtaagtgattttttatttatttattaatttatataaatgacATGTCAATGTATGTGATTGAATGATTTTTGCTTGTTTTGATCAATTATTTTCCAATCAAAGAATACATAAATTGCAAATCCCTCTTTTGGGTAATTCCACAATAGAAGATCTTAAACTCTTAAGTTTTTATATCTGAATTATTCAAAGGTTCTAGTTTTTTCCTAACAAGTATTATTGTAGCTTTTGTTATtcaaggatttttatttttgtgctgATTATAATGGATGATTTGGGTAACAATCATAACACTGTTATTAAACTCATGgttacaaattattcaaattagaAATCAGTAGTGgaggatttattttattattttgaataggAAAATACTATTTTAGGTGATAGTGACAAACTAAAGAATATGAATTAAGAAaaactaaatagaaattaaGGCAATTGGAAAGATCAGGTAATTTAAGTGTTGTCATAGTGATAAGCAAGGCACATGAGGTTTTAGTGCAAAGTATTTAAATTTCTCATTAAATTTTGCAACAATttagttataataatttaaaaaaaaacgtcATATATGGCTACAGCATTGAAACCCAGAAATATTGGAGAAGCAAATTAAaggttgattttattgtttgtgGTCATGACCCATTAGTGCTATTACCacgaatttaaatttaaattattggtCATATATTACCTCAATCCATTTGACAAATATCTCTAAAAAGTCATAAATGAGCTGTGGAAATTGTTCATAATCGGTCAGATTTTGTAcagttaattaaaatatatacttGTAATGTCTTTGCCCATTGCTAGGTTTTACTGGTTTTTTCAGGTTGAAAGTCAATGGAGGACTGCTTGAATGCCCTGGCTTACAAGCAGCCTAATTGAAGGGTGAAACCCCCAATAAACCGAAGACGAGAAACAGTCTAAATCAAGACCCATGAGCCCATTCAAACGTTGAACAGCATACTTGGTCCACTCCCATTCCCTATATATATAATCCAGGTTGCATCTCTACCCCATTTCACTACACTTCTTCAAGCCTAAGCCATTCAATACACGCCCATTAGAATAACCCAATCTTAGCAACCAAAAGAAACTCATACAGATCATACGAGGAGAGAACATGGCAAGTCTTCAATCTTCAGGCGTTATTGGTTCATTGCCTCATTCCTTATCTTGTTGCCGGAGAGGAATGATAAGAGCTACTATCAATATGCCTAAGCTCCGGACTGGCGGCCTATCTCTGAAGCTCCCCGCTAGAGATCTGGTACAGGAAGTACTGGACATGGGAGTTGGTCTCACAGCTGCAACCACCAGCCATGTAGAGAAGAAATACGAGTCCAGACCTAATACTACTTTGCCTTCTGTGAGCAATGTTTCTGATCCTATGGTGATTGCTAAGCTCCATGCAATGATGGAGGCTGTTGCAGATAGAGTGGAGATGCACAAGAATATCGGGGAGCAGCGTGATAATTGGAACCATCTTCTTTTGACATCCATTAATGCAATCACACTCACTGCTGCAACTATGGCTGGAATTGCTGCTACAAGTGTAGGAGGACCCCTTGTGGCCCTCAAGCTCTCTTCAACTCTGATGTATTTGGCAGCCACTGGGATGTTGGTGGTGATGAATAAGATCCAGCCATCTCAACTGGTCGAAGAACAGCGCAATGCTGCGAGGCTGTTTAAGCAGCTTCATGGCCAGATTCAAAGAACACTCTCTTGTGGCACTCCTACTAGTACCGATATTGAGGAAGCCATGGAGAAAGTTTTGGCACTGGACAAGGCATTCCCGCTTCCTTTACTAGGAGCCATGCTTGATAAATTCCCCGAAACTGTGGAACCTGCTGTATGGTGGCCGCAGCACAGGCAAAGACAGGAAAGGCAGAGTGGGAGAACAGATGGAAATGGTTGGAGTGTGGAGTTGgaggaagaaatgagagaagttgTTGGGGTTTGAAGAGAAAGGACACTGAAGACTATTTGAGGCTGGGCAAAATAGCCTTGAAAGTTAACAAGATACTCGCCATTTCTGGCCCCTTATTGACAGGCTTAGCGGCTTGTGGAACTGCGTTCGTGGGATCTTCTCAGGGTCCCTGGGCCGCCACATTAGGAGTCGTAGCTGGAGCCATGGCAAGCGTGGTGAACACAATGGAGCATGGCGGGCAAGTGGGCATGGTGTTTGAGATGTATAGAGGCAACGCAGGCTTCTTCCGGATGATGGAAGAGAGCATAGAGTCAAATCTGAATGAAAGAGATGTGGGGAGAAGAGAGAATGGGGAATTGTTTGAAATGAAGGTGGCTCTACAGCTAGGAAGAAGCTTGTCCGGGCTCAAGGATCTGGCAGCATCCTCTTATTCTTCTTCCAAAAAGGAGAGGCCATTGAAGAGTTCGCAAGCAAGCTCTTCTAATATCATGGTGGTTCATCCTCAGTTTTGTTGATAATACACTAAATCTTGTATATCATTGTAAGCTAACCTTGTCTATAAACACAATAGGGCTGTACAATCTagtaattcatttattcattcattgAATTGAAATCAGACTGCTAAAAGGTCTGAATATTCCATGGAAATTGAATTAGTCCGTTTTCTATACATCAATTTGAACACATCTGCTCatcaaaactgaaaattaaTAAGTTTTATATGCTTTCAGCTAAAACCGATGTATTTCTGGGTCAATTTGGAGTGAAAGTCCATGAATAATAAACAATGTAATACTTAATACTTTTTCCTTATCATCTAAagtttctttagttttttttttagtgaagaAAGCATGAAAATCCAAATGGCAACTAAGAAAATGCAGCTTCTGAGACAGAaaagtttcattttcttatggGGTTGGTGGGTTAGTCGAGTCCATATATACTATATATAGAGGCCATTGGAGGAGGAAAAACAATGTAAACTATACATGGAAAAGGTCAAATATCATTCCTTCGTTTGGACTCTATTGAAATAAGGCAGGTACTTTTGAGTCTGAGGAGGTTCTGACTTTTATCATAAGCCAAAGTAAATGGTGGATTTGCCACCAAATGATTCTTCTTTACAGTAGATAGTTGTCACTCCATTTAATTTTAACGAACTTTGATGCTGAGAATTAGAATCCAACAAGaaggaaaaattaattaatagacTCCAAGATTTAGAAATAATGTTCTAGTTTTTATATAGATTTCATGGAGTTTTACACAAATGTTGACTTCTAGGGTTAAATGTGAACCTTAAATTTCCGGAAATCCTAGGGTCTACTATGGGTACTGATTTATGTTAAACGTGTTgttttattctaattaattttcaaattaaattatttatttaaggtgATCATGATCGAATAATTGACATCTCCACCTTGGAACAACTTTGTATAAATGATCTACTATGGGCTGGTTGTTGAGGGTAATGTCCATGATCATATCTTCATGTTTCATGGAAATATAGGTAGGCAACCCTCACCTTGATCCTTGTATAACttcaatattatataaaatcttGCAAACAATACATAGGAATAGAGGGCCAGTTCCGTGTCATCTTCCACAGCATCATTGCATGTGCCTGGTATAATACTAGTTTCCCTGTTTTCCCTCCTCCTCCCCCACATactctttactttttaattgaaatatttttacatttttcttcccATATTTGAGGGAAATATTTCTAAATCTACAAGCGAGATGATCGCAGCAAAGAAAGCCTAAGTTACGGAATGACCCTGATAATCCAAAAGAAGTTCAACTATTAGGAAGtgagaagtaaaataaaatagagcACTTAAAAAAGTTTGGATAAGAAGCAAGAAGTCTAATTGaattagattgattttttattcatcattttgcatttaaataaataatctgaCTCTAACAAATTCTTAAATAAGTTAACTACTAGCCTGCTAATACTAACCCACTTATACAAGTACGAAATTTGATatcttatttgatttaaaataaaattgtagcTAACCAATAAAATATCAATGTTAATTCCAATTCTCTACTTAATGCTGAAATGTTGCAACTCCTAAAATATCCATGAAAACTCAAATGCCTCTAAAGATAGAGATTTCATAAATATATCGGCAAGTTATTCATTGATGttataatatatcattttaatagTTACTTTGACTATCAACTCTTTgataaaatgaagaagtatcTCTATATGTTTTGTGCACCCATGAAACAAGGAGGTTCTTTGTCACAAAAATCGTTGAATATTATCATAATGGATAATTGTGGGCTCTTCTTGATGTTGTTTCATATCTTCTAAAATTCCTCTTAACCAACAATTTCATGAGTTCTAAAAGTTGTTGCAATATGTTCCGCTTCTAAGGAAGACAAAGCAATTGATGACTCTTTGAATTCTACAAACCTGAACTAAGATTGAAAATATAGCCTATGGTTATTTTTCAATCTTCGATTAAACCTACCtaatcacaataaaaaaaataaaaaatccaaagctAACGATTAGTTATTGTTAGGTTTacacaaagaataaaaaaatgagagcaTGTCATTCCTTTGTGATTCATTGTATTATATACTGGTAACAAGAGATATGTGTGAGCTGTAAGTTACAACCAAGATTGGTAGAAGATTGATAGAGAATATGGATATTATAGTCAAGATTAGTAGGAGATTGATAGAAAATATGGGTAATGTTTTCTACCAAAAATATATAAGTCATCGGTTTTCCTTTCAGTTGTATTAGTGTACCAAATTCTATATGAACTcgttcattttaaatattttaacactTTCTTACTTGCACCATAATGAAACTTGCTTGAACTTTGCATAAGCCTTAATAAGAGATTTGTTGCTTACATAATATCTAACCTATGTTGGTGAGATATAATAAGCTACCAATCAAACTTCATTATACTCAACCTTTTCTTCCCtatcatttaaacaaaaattttatcgGCATTTAGTTTTCATTGGATTTTAGTTATTCAGttcaaatttcttaagaagATTATTTTCATGCTtctcttgaaaaataaatttttttgcatCCCATTAGATGACTTCCAACATAAGAAAACAACTCATCAAGTCAGAAAATAACTCGTCAAGTTAAATCAATCATCTCAAAttaatcatcatcatctttttaaaatcctttcattaaaataatacatttattAGTATAAATCAAATCATAAACTTAAAGGCAAATACTAAGTATTTCATTCATATCTCCTGTCTTAACATACAACATAGATTTTCACTTTGTTCCTTGACGTATCCATTAATTTGATCATACGATGCATTTAGTGCTTGCTTTAAGCCATAACATTTGGGTCTCAAGATAATTTCCATGGAGGGCTGAATGTTGATTAGAACAGTAGCACTTTTTGACCAAATGAACTAGGGCCAGCGCCCACTGGCGCCCGTCCTCCTATTCCCATGACCTCATCTTTGCTAAAGGATGCCGCCAAACTGTCAAATTCTAACCGCCGCTCCATGGTCCAACGACCAGTCAAATAAAAAGGGCCGTCAGTTTTAGAACAGAGATTAAGAGTAATTCTTAAtcgtttttaaaagaaaaattaacaaaattaacaaaattttgattagaaatttaatataaaaaattgttttggtgGTTTATTCTTAAgaagtatttatatattttatgtaccGTGAAAAAGTCCCAAAGCATTTTTCTTActcaaaatattctttaaaaaaaattgaaaacttgtcaatttttttttttaaagaaaaaatgttttattttcagaattattttttaaaaattttgattttgtacaAGTTTTGTAAACTTGTTTTCtaagttagaaaaatatttaaaatgttttcttttattaaataaactatAATTGAGAACAACtacttctccattttcttctatatattatcAACTATCTTAATTACATTATAAACATTAATGAGACCaatcattttattataatataataccTATAATAATTGAGGGATTTTTTTCTGATAATTAATTACCTTGTGTTAGGatcataaaaaaggaaaaaataaaataaaatataaaaaactcaaaatagcTATTTGATTTGTCATAGAAATAGGAAGACAATCAAATATATAcgtatagattaaaaaaaaaaaaaaaaaaaaaaaaaccaacaagcttgtaagaaaaaaaaaatatatcaagacTAAACTTATCTCTTtatttctcattattatttttgaataataattgaccttactaataaattattttgaatttgtgatttagtcataaaaattttaaaaaaaaaaaattgacaaaaagaAAGCCTATTCTCTCATTGGAATACGGTATGTTAATCGGAAAGAAAGACGTCtggaaatttcataaaatggtgATAATGCTCAAAATACTTGTAATCTTTGAACAAATCCCATGTTTTAGTTACGTCACTGCTGATCAACGATATATGGCTACAGAATTCAGA is from Vitis riparia cultivar Riparia Gloire de Montpellier isolate 1030 chromosome 10, EGFV_Vit.rip_1.0, whole genome shotgun sequence and encodes:
- the LOC117923253 gene encoding probable F-box protein At4g22030, which produces MASLQSSGVIGSLPHSLSCCRRGMIRATINMPKLRTGGLSLKLPARDLVQEVLDMGVGLTAATTSHVEKKYESRPNTTLPSVSNVSDPMVIAKLHAMMEAVADRVEMHKNIGEQRDNWNHLLLTSINAITLTAATMAGIAATSVGGPLVALKLSSTLMYLAATGMLVVMNKIQPSQLVEEQRNAARLFKQLHGQIQRTLSCGTPTSTDIEEAMEKVLALDKAFPLPLLGAMLDKFPETVEPAVWWPQHRQRQERQSGRTDGNGLAACGTAFVGSSQGPWAATLGVVAGAMASVVNTMEHGGQVGMVFEMYRGNAGFFRMMEESIESNLNERDVGRRENGELFEMKVALQLGRSLSGLKDLAASSYSSSKKERPLKSSQASSSNIMVVHPQFC